One genomic segment of Leptotrichia sp. oral taxon 215 str. W9775 includes these proteins:
- a CDS encoding uracil-DNA glycosylase family protein — protein MWNDLEMEIEICSKCALERVRKNPVAGKGNKEAKILFVMDSISTEEDNRNELLTDKNGEYFMKFLEYAKLNLEKCYFTTLTKCSSRGEIIEKNSISKCRDFLTGQIALLNPSYIVTVGENPTRSFIKEKEDIKEMVGNSYRYIGDMWIVPVFDIPYLFKATDKEKWKLIKILTKLEKSVEL, from the coding sequence ATGTGGAATGACTTGGAAATGGAAATAGAAATATGCAGTAAATGTGCTCTGGAAAGAGTAAGGAAAAATCCTGTAGCCGGGAAGGGAAATAAAGAGGCAAAAATACTGTTTGTAATGGATAGCATAAGTACAGAAGAAGATAATAGAAATGAACTTCTTACAGATAAAAATGGAGAATATTTTATGAAATTTCTTGAATATGCAAAGCTTAATCTGGAAAAATGCTATTTTACAACTTTGACAAAATGCAGTTCACGAGGAGAAATTATTGAAAAAAACAGTATTTCCAAATGCAGGGATTTTCTTACAGGTCAGATTGCATTGCTGAATCCTTCATATATAGTGACGGTGGGAGAAAATCCTACAAGAAGTTTTATAAAGGAAAAGGAAGATATAAAAGAAATGGTAGGAAACAGTTACCGTTATATAGGTGATATGTGGATAGTGCCTGTTTTCGATATTCCTTATCTTTTTAAGGCGACTGACAAGGAAAAATGGAAGCTTATTAAGATTTTAACTAAACTTGAAAAAAGTGTGGAACTTTAA
- the xerA gene encoding site-specific tyrosine recombinase/integron integrase: MGKQLRNEDKDKKKYENSKVKDLAVHAEKFLYYEEVILGKSYNTVRSYRRDIYQFIDYLDEYEEITKFDEVETITVRSFIAYLNSGDKSRQASTESNGEKKEKSVNPVSKRSINRKISALRTFFKYLQEKQVVKVNKISYIAMPKFEKELPNILNKEDLNKLRDVINTEKITGVRDRLIIEMLYSSGMRASELIDLSEYMINIPEREIRVIGKGDKERITFFSETARKWLEKYLLDKKKEYGNYSRKTVFTNNRGEKLTTRSLRRLISNYAQKAGIQKEITPHVFRHSFATELLNNGVDIRYLQELLGHSSISTTQVYTHVSKALLKDIYMKTHPLAKE, from the coding sequence ATGGGAAAACAGCTTAGAAATGAAGATAAGGATAAAAAAAAATATGAAAACAGCAAAGTTAAGGATTTGGCTGTACATGCAGAAAAGTTTCTATATTATGAGGAAGTTATACTTGGAAAAAGTTATAATACAGTTAGAAGTTACAGAAGGGATATTTACCAGTTTATAGATTATCTGGATGAATATGAGGAAATAACTAAGTTTGATGAAGTTGAAACTATAACTGTGAGATCTTTTATAGCTTATCTGAATTCTGGAGATAAAAGCAGACAGGCAAGTACAGAAAGTAACGGAGAAAAAAAGGAAAAATCTGTGAATCCTGTATCTAAGCGAAGTATTAACAGAAAAATATCCGCACTTAGAACGTTTTTCAAATATCTTCAGGAAAAGCAGGTTGTAAAAGTTAATAAAATATCGTATATTGCAATGCCTAAATTTGAAAAGGAACTTCCAAATATATTAAATAAGGAGGATCTGAATAAACTTAGGGATGTCATAAATACAGAAAAAATAACAGGAGTAAGGGACAGACTTATTATTGAAATGCTATATTCAAGCGGAATGAGGGCAAGTGAACTGATAGATCTCAGTGAATATATGATAAATATTCCTGAGAGGGAAATAAGGGTAATTGGAAAAGGAGATAAGGAAAGAATTACTTTTTTCAGTGAAACTGCAAGAAAATGGCTTGAAAAGTATCTTTTAGATAAAAAGAAAGAATATGGAAATTACAGCAGGAAAACAGTTTTTACCAACAATAGAGGTGAAAAGCTGACAACCCGTTCATTGAGAAGGTTAATTTCAAATTATGCACAGAAGGCTGGAATACAGAAGGAAATAACGCCTCACGTATTCAGACATTCTTTTGCAACAGAACTGTTAAATAACGGAGTAGACATAAGATATTTACAGGAGCTGCTGGGACATAGCAGTATTTCTACAACACAGGTTTATACCCATGTAAGTAAGGCATTGCTGAAGGATATATATATGAAAACGCATCCTTTGGCAAAGGAGTAA
- a CDS encoding MBL fold metallo-hydrolase: MHVELFMNQKTNGNSYVVDDGKDCYIVDPGGFDMSSLLNYIDEKKFNLSGILLTHGHYDHIIGIPEIIAYKDVPVYISEKDYDFLYDSSLSLTLWIDMDFKLAKEIKVIKLKEGDEVFGFKVIETPGHTHGGVCYYNEKEKILMSGDTIFKANYGRTDLPTGNRADMKKSIERLFELPGDTVAYPGHGGEVTIAQNRDYFEYLVKI; encoded by the coding sequence ATGCACGTGGAATTATTTATGAATCAGAAAACTAATGGGAACAGTTATGTTGTGGATGACGGAAAAGACTGCTATATTGTTGATCCGGGAGGATTTGACATGTCTTCCCTGTTAAATTATATTGATGAAAAGAAGTTTAATCTGTCAGGAATTTTACTTACACATGGTCATTATGACCATATAATAGGAATACCTGAAATAATAGCTTATAAAGATGTTCCTGTTTATATAAGTGAAAAAGACTATGATTTCTTATATGATTCAAGTTTATCGCTGACACTGTGGATAGATATGGACTTTAAACTGGCAAAGGAAATAAAGGTCATCAAACTGAAAGAAGGAGATGAAGTTTTCGGATTTAAAGTGATAGAAACTCCTGGTCATACTCATGGGGGAGTTTGTTATTATAATGAAAAGGAAAAAATACTTATGTCAGGAGATACAATATTCAAAGCAAATTATGGAAGAACTGACCTGCCTACAGGAAACAGGGCTGACATGAAAAAATCAATAGAAAGATTGTTTGAACTTCCAGGAGATACAGTGGCATATCCAGGACATGGAGGAGAAGTAACTATAGCACAGAATAGGGATTATTTTGAATATTTAGTAAAAATCTAA
- the ychF gene encoding redox-regulated ATPase YchF translates to MIGIGIVGLPNVGKSTLFNAITKTQNAEAANYPFATIEPNVGLVSVPDVRLKELEKVVNPQRTLGATVEFVDIAGLVKGASKGEGLGNQFLSNIRNTAAICQVVRCFDDDNIIHVEGSVDPIRDIETINTELIFADIDTVERALQKNSKLARGGNAEGKELLAVLEKCKKHLEDFKLLKTLEFTQRETELIRVYQFLTLKPMMFAANISEDDLTNKVENDYVKKVREFAASHDSEVVTFSAKVEAELIEIEDEEERQMFIDELGITEPSLNRLIRGGFKLLGLITYFTAGEKEVRAWTIKQGTNAQKSAGEIHTDIEKGFIRAEVVAYEKFIEYNGWQGAKEKGAMRLEGKEYVVNDGDVMYFRFNV, encoded by the coding sequence ATGATAGGAATAGGTATAGTAGGGCTTCCTAACGTAGGAAAGTCAACATTGTTTAACGCAATAACAAAAACTCAGAATGCGGAGGCGGCAAATTATCCGTTTGCGACGATAGAACCAAATGTGGGGCTGGTAAGTGTCCCGGATGTTAGACTTAAGGAGTTGGAAAAAGTAGTAAATCCTCAGAGAACATTAGGTGCAACTGTGGAATTTGTGGATATTGCAGGACTTGTAAAAGGAGCATCAAAAGGTGAAGGACTGGGGAATCAGTTTTTATCCAATATAAGAAACACTGCTGCAATCTGTCAGGTTGTAAGATGTTTTGATGATGACAATATTATTCACGTTGAAGGAAGTGTGGATCCTATAAGGGATATAGAAACTATAAATACTGAATTAATATTTGCAGATATAGATACTGTTGAAAGAGCTCTGCAAAAGAACAGTAAGCTTGCAAGAGGTGGAAATGCTGAAGGAAAAGAATTGCTTGCAGTTCTTGAAAAATGTAAAAAACATCTGGAAGATTTTAAACTGTTAAAGACGCTGGAATTTACCCAAAGGGAAACTGAACTGATAAGAGTATACCAGTTCCTTACATTGAAGCCTATGATGTTTGCAGCTAATATTTCTGAAGATGATCTGACTAATAAAGTAGAAAATGATTATGTAAAAAAAGTAAGGGAATTTGCCGCTTCTCATGATAGTGAAGTAGTTACTTTTTCAGCAAAGGTTGAAGCTGAACTTATAGAAATAGAAGATGAAGAAGAAAGACAGATGTTCATAGATGAACTTGGAATAACTGAACCTAGTCTTAACAGACTTATAAGAGGAGGATTTAAGCTTCTTGGCCTTATCACTTATTTTACTGCAGGTGAAAAGGAAGTAAGAGCTTGGACTATAAAACAGGGAACAAACGCCCAGAAAAGTGCAGGAGAAATTCATACTGATATAGAAAAAGGATTTATAAGGGCAGAAGTTGTAGCTTATGAAAAGTTCATTGAATATAATGGATGGCAAGGTGCAAAGGAAAAAGGGGCAATGCGTCTGGAAGGTAAAGAGTATGTTGTAAATGACGGAGATGTAATGTATTTCAGATTTAATGTATAG
- a CDS encoding mechanosensitive ion channel family protein produces the protein MENFQKFFEWKNLSQFLQTNLLKIAIILVALKISGMLKKYVDKMLKSIMEKAKMDKSVSSFLLSAFSILYYVVLTYVLIGFLGINVSSITTFLGAAGIVLGFAFKETLGNICGGLIILTFKPFKVGDMIEFKNYIGEVRSIELFYTRIKTPQNEQVIIPNGMITSNELRNMTKEKVRRLDLKIGVSYKSDILKVKKVLREIIDEEIKGQDKLILRSPEPTIGVLALAESAIIFCVYVYTKSENYFTLQLRMNERIKIKFDENNIEIPYPQVDVHISKGGE, from the coding sequence ATGGAAAATTTTCAAAAATTTTTTGAGTGGAAAAACTTATCTCAGTTTTTACAGACAAATTTATTAAAAATTGCAATAATATTAGTTGCATTAAAAATATCAGGAATGCTGAAAAAGTATGTAGACAAAATGTTAAAATCTATAATGGAAAAGGCTAAGATGGATAAAAGTGTGTCTTCTTTCCTGCTTTCAGCATTTTCGATACTTTATTATGTTGTTCTGACTTATGTACTTATTGGTTTTTTAGGTATTAATGTGTCATCAATAACAACGTTTCTAGGAGCGGCAGGAATAGTTCTAGGATTTGCTTTTAAGGAAACTCTTGGAAATATTTGCGGAGGATTAATAATCTTAACATTTAAACCTTTTAAAGTAGGAGATATGATAGAGTTCAAAAACTATATAGGGGAAGTTAGAAGTATAGAACTTTTTTATACAAGAATAAAAACACCTCAAAATGAACAGGTTATAATTCCAAATGGAATGATAACGAGTAATGAACTTAGAAATATGACAAAGGAAAAGGTCAGAAGGCTGGATCTTAAAATAGGAGTATCATATAAAAGTGATATTTTAAAGGTTAAGAAGGTATTGAGGGAAATTATAGATGAGGAAATAAAAGGGCAGGATAAATTGATACTGAGATCCCCTGAACCTACAATAGGTGTACTTGCACTGGCAGAATCGGCAATTATTTTCTGTGTATACGTGTATACTAAAAGTGAAAACTATTTTACTTTACAGCTAAGAATGAATGAAAGAATAAAAATAAAATTTGATGAGAATAATATTGAAATACCATATCCACAAGTGGATGTGCATATTTCAAAAGGAGGAGAGTAA
- the yqeH gene encoding ribosome biogenesis GTPase YqeH, giving the protein MISKKCTGCGMELQFEDEKKEGYVPEEKFIMEGDLLCQRCFKIKNYGKNSVNNFKSEDYSKEVLNSVKKSDIILPIFDIIDFEGSFTEEILDYLRDYRSIVLVNKTDLLPGFVHPTEIADWIKDRLAEEDIVSENIAFISAKSKYGINGVIRKIKSIFPDKKVKAVVLGVSNVGKSSVINLLLGKNKITTSKYSGTTLKSINNKIPDTNITITDTPGLIPKEKRLSDMISVETGLKLVPAGEISRKTFKLEEGQVFMFDAFCWFKVKKNNIVNKTEEETGYKPIFSAYSSKNVKFHLTKEERVKELLEGDFFELLKGEEKKKYFENEFVTFKTTVKENEDLVISGLGWINVKRGPLTIELTVPKGVKTVVRPSIFKGKK; this is encoded by the coding sequence TTGATTAGTAAAAAATGTACAGGTTGCGGAATGGAACTGCAATTTGAAGATGAAAAGAAGGAAGGATATGTTCCTGAAGAAAAATTTATAATGGAAGGGGATTTACTCTGCCAGAGATGTTTCAAAATAAAAAATTACGGGAAAAATTCAGTTAATAACTTTAAAAGTGAAGATTATTCAAAGGAAGTTTTAAACAGTGTAAAAAAATCTGATATAATTCTTCCGATATTTGATATAATAGATTTTGAAGGATCCTTCACTGAGGAAATCCTGGATTATTTAAGGGATTACAGGTCAATAGTCCTAGTAAATAAAACAGATTTATTGCCAGGATTTGTGCATCCGACTGAAATAGCCGACTGGATAAAGGACAGGCTTGCCGAGGAGGATATTGTTTCTGAAAATATTGCATTTATAAGTGCAAAAAGTAAATATGGAATAAATGGAGTAATAAGAAAAATAAAAAGTATTTTCCCTGATAAAAAAGTAAAGGCAGTGGTGCTTGGTGTTTCAAATGTTGGAAAATCTTCAGTTATAAATCTGCTGTTAGGTAAAAATAAAATAACAACTTCAAAATATTCAGGAACAACGTTAAAATCCATAAATAATAAAATACCTGATACAAATATAACAATAACAGATACTCCAGGACTTATACCAAAGGAAAAACGTCTGTCAGATATGATAAGCGTAGAAACAGGGTTAAAACTTGTTCCGGCAGGTGAAATATCTAGAAAGACTTTTAAACTTGAAGAAGGTCAGGTATTTATGTTTGATGCTTTCTGCTGGTTTAAGGTAAAGAAAAATAATATTGTAAATAAAACAGAGGAAGAAACAGGATATAAACCTATATTCTCTGCATATTCTTCAAAAAATGTAAAATTTCATCTTACAAAAGAAGAAAGAGTTAAAGAGCTGTTAGAGGGAGATTTCTTTGAGTTGTTAAAAGGTGAAGAAAAGAAAAAGTATTTTGAAAATGAATTTGTTACGTTTAAAACAACAGTTAAAGAAAATGAAGATCTGGTAATTTCCGGTCTTGGATGGATAAATGTCAAGAGAGGTCCTTTAACAATAGAACTGACAGTTCCTAAAGGGGTAAAAACAGTTGTGAGACCTTCGATTTTTAAGGGAAAAAAATAA
- a CDS encoding PTS sugar transporter subunit IIC: protein MKKFTDWMEQKFVPKAAKIASQRFLVAIKDSFIAIMPITMVGSIAVLLNVFFRDLPRSWGQDSFVELMTPLININGIVWFASIAILSLAFVIALGYNVAKSYEVNPVAGALVAFASFVAFLPQEASFEAEVNGVKQAVSSWGFINVDYLGAKGLFPAMIIGLVSTIIYSKLMKSKLTIKLPDSVPPAVSKAFASIIPGVVAIYVCAILSHVIVAATGSTLNDLIAKYIQAPLLGLSQGMFSVVLLSFLVQLFWFFGLHGHNVLAPIMDGIYQPALLANVEHMAKGGAVKDLPYIWTRGSFDAYLQMGGSGITIALIFAIYLFSKRKEYKTVAKLSTPMAIFNINEPVIFGIPLVLNPIYIIPFLLAPTVCAIIAYTATVIGLIPPVYVVVPWVLPPGIYAFFATGGSIMAAIVSLFNVFVAFVIWTPFVIIANRMAEEKKNSENSDLDDESLENITLD, encoded by the coding sequence ATGAAAAAATTTACAGACTGGATGGAACAGAAATTTGTTCCAAAAGCGGCAAAAATAGCATCACAAAGATTTCTTGTAGCTATTAAGGATTCTTTCATTGCAATAATGCCTATTACTATGGTTGGTTCAATAGCAGTGCTGCTGAACGTATTTTTTAGAGATTTACCTAGAAGTTGGGGACAGGACAGCTTTGTAGAGCTTATGACACCGTTAATTAACATAAACGGTATAGTGTGGTTTGCCTCAATAGCAATATTATCATTGGCATTTGTAATAGCTCTAGGATATAATGTAGCGAAAAGCTATGAAGTGAATCCGGTGGCAGGAGCTTTAGTTGCATTTGCATCATTTGTGGCGTTTTTGCCTCAGGAAGCAAGCTTTGAAGCTGAAGTAAACGGAGTTAAACAGGCAGTTTCTTCATGGGGATTCATAAATGTAGACTATCTTGGTGCAAAAGGGTTATTTCCTGCAATGATTATCGGACTTGTTTCTACAATAATATATTCAAAACTAATGAAGAGTAAACTTACAATTAAATTACCTGATTCAGTACCACCGGCAGTAAGCAAAGCATTTGCTTCAATCATTCCAGGAGTTGTGGCAATTTACGTTTGTGCAATATTATCACATGTAATTGTGGCGGCAACAGGAAGTACATTAAATGATCTGATAGCAAAATATATTCAGGCACCATTGCTTGGATTATCACAAGGTATGTTCTCAGTAGTATTGCTTTCATTCCTTGTTCAGCTTTTCTGGTTCTTTGGATTGCATGGCCACAATGTACTGGCTCCGATAATGGACGGAATTTATCAGCCGGCATTACTTGCAAACGTAGAACATATGGCAAAGGGTGGAGCAGTAAAAGATCTTCCTTATATATGGACAAGAGGATCATTTGATGCGTATCTGCAAATGGGTGGTTCAGGAATAACAATAGCATTAATTTTTGCAATATATCTTTTCAGTAAGAGAAAAGAATATAAGACAGTTGCAAAATTATCTACTCCAATGGCAATTTTCAATATTAATGAACCTGTAATATTTGGAATTCCGTTAGTACTGAATCCAATATACATAATTCCATTCCTGTTGGCTCCAACTGTGTGTGCAATAATTGCCTATACAGCAACAGTTATAGGATTAATTCCACCGGTATATGTTGTAGTTCCATGGGTTCTACCTCCAGGAATATATGCATTCTTTGCAACAGGAGGTTCAATAATGGCTGCAATAGTTTCATTATTTAATGTATTTGTGGCATTTGTTATATGGACACCGTTTGTAATAATAGCCAATAGAATGGCAGAAGAAAAGAAAAATTCAGAAAATTCAGATCTGGATGATGAAAGTTTAGAAAATATAACATTAGATTAA
- the topA gene encoding type I DNA topoisomerase encodes MAKKLVIVESPSKAKTIEKILGKGYEVTASYGHVIDLPKTKIGIDVENNFEPKYQVIKGKGEVLKKLKDKSKKASTVYLASDQDREGEAIAWHISNYIKQPEKTKRIEFNEITKTAVNNAIKNPRNINENLVNAQQARRLLDRIVGYKISPLLWKTINKNASAGRVQSVALKLICDLEDEIRSFVPQKYWEVNALLEKEIKVNLVEILGEKVDKIFDEEVVKKLKKDLKGKSLTLESVEVKKKSQRPPLVFKTSTLQQLASSYLGYGATKTMRIAQQLYEGLSIDGENRGLITYMRTDSTRVSMDAINMAKEYITGKYGKEYVGYYVTKNSKSNVQDAHEGIRPSDINLEPDAIQSYLTNDQYKLYKLIWNRFLVSQFAAMKYEQMQINAVNGDYKFRGTINKVIFDGYYKIFKEEDEIKTADFPVLKEGDVYNIEKLNIEEGITKAPTRYSEATLVKKLESEGIGRPSTYASIVETLKTREYVEIIEKRFHPTYLGYEVKNELEKNFQDIMNIKFTANMEEDLDKIEEGNVQWVELLRNFYNSLEKEISKYEVEIEKIKDRRIESDVLSSDGNPMLLKTGRFGKYLVSETNPEEKITLKNIPIEPEQMEAGKVFIKSEVEKLMADKMGIPTDFFTEDNKRYVVKKGRFGEYLESEDFKNDEKRMSLPLPIKQKLKKGELNTVDGILQIKDEITAIIDEERKIVEEAGVCEKCGKPFEIKTGRFGKFLACTGYPECKTIKAIPKDKKRASKTSGKSKTAAASKAKKSTVAAEGTKKTKSTAKKTATKKTATKTAAKSSAKKTTGTKTGKK; translated from the coding sequence TTGGCAAAAAAGCTTGTAATAGTGGAGTCGCCTTCTAAAGCAAAGACGATAGAAAAAATACTTGGAAAGGGATATGAAGTTACGGCATCTTATGGACATGTCATAGATCTGCCTAAAACAAAGATTGGAATAGATGTAGAAAATAACTTTGAACCTAAATACCAGGTAATAAAAGGAAAAGGTGAAGTTCTGAAAAAGCTGAAGGATAAGTCAAAAAAAGCTTCAACTGTATATCTGGCATCGGATCAGGATAGAGAAGGGGAAGCTATTGCATGGCATATATCCAATTATATTAAACAGCCTGAAAAAACAAAGAGAATAGAATTTAATGAAATTACAAAGACAGCTGTAAATAACGCCATAAAAAATCCTAGGAACATAAATGAAAATCTTGTAAATGCACAGCAGGCGAGAAGACTGCTTGATAGAATTGTGGGATATAAAATAAGTCCATTGTTATGGAAAACTATTAATAAAAATGCAAGTGCAGGAAGAGTACAGTCGGTTGCATTAAAGCTTATATGTGATCTGGAAGATGAAATAAGAAGTTTTGTTCCTCAGAAATATTGGGAGGTAAATGCCCTTCTTGAAAAGGAAATTAAAGTTAATCTTGTGGAAATTTTAGGAGAAAAGGTAGATAAGATATTTGATGAGGAAGTTGTCAAGAAACTTAAAAAGGATTTGAAGGGTAAATCTTTAACACTTGAAAGCGTGGAAGTAAAGAAAAAATCCCAAAGACCGCCGTTAGTGTTTAAGACTAGTACATTGCAGCAGCTGGCTTCATCATATCTCGGGTATGGAGCAACTAAAACAATGAGAATAGCCCAGCAGTTATATGAAGGGTTGTCGATTGATGGGGAAAACAGAGGATTAATAACATACATGAGAACAGATTCCACAAGGGTTTCAATGGATGCCATAAATATGGCTAAGGAATATATAACTGGCAAATATGGTAAGGAATATGTAGGATATTATGTTACAAAAAATTCCAAGTCAAATGTACAGGATGCCCATGAAGGAATAAGACCATCAGACATAAATCTTGAACCTGATGCAATACAGTCTTATCTGACAAATGACCAGTACAAGCTGTATAAATTAATCTGGAACAGATTTCTTGTATCACAGTTTGCAGCTATGAAATATGAGCAGATGCAGATAAATGCAGTGAATGGTGATTATAAATTTAGAGGAACTATAAATAAAGTAATTTTTGATGGATATTATAAAATCTTTAAAGAGGAAGATGAAATAAAAACTGCTGATTTTCCTGTACTTAAAGAAGGTGATGTCTATAATATAGAAAAACTTAATATTGAAGAAGGAATTACTAAGGCTCCTACAAGATATTCAGAAGCAACACTTGTAAAAAAACTGGAATCTGAAGGAATAGGGAGACCGTCAACTTATGCTTCAATAGTTGAAACACTGAAAACAAGGGAATATGTAGAAATTATAGAAAAAAGATTTCATCCGACATATCTTGGATATGAAGTGAAAAATGAACTGGAAAAGAACTTTCAGGATATAATGAATATAAAATTTACAGCAAATATGGAAGAAGACCTGGATAAAATAGAAGAAGGAAATGTCCAGTGGGTGGAACTTTTAAGAAATTTCTATAATTCGCTTGAAAAGGAAATCAGCAAATATGAGGTTGAGATTGAAAAAATTAAGGATAGAAGAATAGAATCTGATGTTCTTTCTTCTGATGGAAATCCAATGCTTTTAAAAACAGGAAGATTTGGAAAATATCTTGTTTCAGAAACAAATCCTGAAGAAAAGATAACATTGAAAAATATTCCGATAGAACCTGAACAGATGGAAGCAGGAAAGGTTTTCATAAAATCTGAAGTGGAAAAACTGATGGCTGATAAAATGGGAATTCCTACAGACTTCTTTACAGAAGATAACAAAAGATATGTTGTGAAAAAAGGAAGATTTGGAGAATATCTTGAAAGTGAAGACTTCAAAAATGATGAAAAAAGAATGTCACTTCCTTTACCAATAAAGCAGAAACTTAAAAAAGGTGAACTTAATACAGTTGACGGAATTCTTCAAATAAAGGATGAAATTACTGCCATTATTGATGAAGAAAGAAAAATTGTGGAAGAAGCCGGAGTATGTGAGAAATGTGGTAAACCATTTGAAATAAAAACAGGAAGATTTGGGAAATTTCTGGCGTGTACAGGTTATCCTGAATGTAAGACAATAAAGGCAATTCCGAAGGATAAGAAGAGAGCATCAAAAACTTCAGGAAAAAGTAAAACGGCAGCCGCATCAAAAGCTAAAAAGTCAACAGTAGCAGCTGAAGGTACTAAAAAAACTAAAAGTACAGCAAAGAAAACAGCAACTAAAAAGACGGCAACAAAAACTGCAGCAAAATCATCTGCAAAAAAGACAACTGGAACAAAAACAGGAAAGAAATAG
- a CDS encoding MBL fold metallo-hydrolase has translation MKFSILGSGSSGNSSYIEMGKKKFLIDAGFSGKKIAEKLNNIGRRIEDIDGVFVTHEHSDHIQGLGVISRKYDIPIYLHEITYGMIREKIGKIDPKNINFLREDKVSFEECTVNNFEVMHDAEKCLGFTFEYDNKKLAYASDVGCTNNIIKENFKNSDVIVVESNYDYNMLMTGPYHWELKNRVKGRNGHLSNAEASKLISQVMSDKLKKIYLMHISKDNNTPELAYNTLHEILERENRSNLEIEIVTENETTMYHI, from the coding sequence ATGAAATTTTCAATTTTAGGAAGTGGCAGCAGCGGAAATTCAAGTTATATAGAAATGGGAAAAAAGAAATTTCTGATTGATGCCGGATTCAGTGGAAAAAAAATTGCAGAAAAACTAAATAATATAGGAAGAAGAATAGAAGACATAGATGGTGTTTTTGTAACACATGAGCATTCAGATCATATTCAGGGACTGGGAGTAATTTCAAGGAAGTATGATATTCCAATATATCTTCATGAAATTACCTATGGAATGATTAGGGAAAAGATAGGGAAAATAGACCCTAAAAATATAAATTTCCTGAGGGAAGATAAGGTATCCTTTGAAGAATGCACAGTAAATAACTTTGAAGTAATGCACGATGCTGAAAAGTGTCTCGGCTTTACTTTTGAATATGATAATAAAAAATTGGCATATGCAAGTGATGTAGGGTGTACAAACAACATAATAAAAGAAAACTTTAAAAATAGCGATGTAATAGTGGTGGAAAGTAATTATGACTATAATATGCTTATGACAGGGCCATATCACTGGGAACTGAAAAACAGGGTAAAGGGAAGAAATGGGCACTTGTCTAATGCAGAGGCTTCAAAGCTGATTTCTCAAGTAATGTCAGATAAACTGAAAAAAATTTATCTGATGCATATAAGTAAGGATAACAATACTCCGGAACTTGCGTATAATACTTTGCATGAAATTCTTGAGAGGGAAAACAGAAGTAACCTTGAAATAGAAATAGTCACTGAAAATGAGACAACAATGTATCACATTTGA
- a CDS encoding histidinol-phosphatase, with translation MKTNFHTHNYRCGHAVGNVEDYVKVAINEGYSELGISDHSPVPDYYQDRMKIEELEEYLLEIEEAQKKYGDKIKIYKSLEIEYFPEWQEYYKELKGKLDYLILGLHAFRIEGESKIYNAWNIKEDSHVLAYGKYMVEAIESGNFDYIAHPDLYMVNYRNWTESCIEAAHMICKAAEKHDVPLEVNANGIRKTLVRHPDWDRYMYPYKEFWEIAAKYNIRTIIGSDTHDFMEMEDKAMELAREFAKELGLNVIESIF, from the coding sequence ATGAAAACAAATTTTCATACACATAATTATAGATGTGGGCACGCCGTTGGAAATGTAGAAGATTATGTAAAGGTTGCCATAAATGAGGGATATTCTGAACTGGGAATATCAGACCATTCACCTGTACCTGATTATTATCAGGACAGAATGAAAATAGAAGAACTTGAGGAATATCTTCTGGAAATAGAAGAAGCTCAGAAAAAATACGGAGATAAAATAAAAATATACAAATCTCTTGAAATAGAATATTTTCCTGAATGGCAGGAATATTATAAGGAACTTAAAGGGAAGCTGGATTATCTCATATTGGGACTTCATGCCTTCAGAATTGAAGGGGAAAGCAAGATTTATAATGCCTGGAATATTAAGGAAGATAGTCATGTGCTGGCATATGGAAAATATATGGTGGAAGCAATAGAATCAGGAAATTTTGATTATATAGCTCATCCTGATTTATATATGGTAAATTATAGAAACTGGACAGAAAGCTGTATTGAAGCGGCACATATGATATGCAAGGCGGCTGAGAAACATGATGTTCCATTAGAAGTAAATGCCAATGGAATAAGAAAGACATTAGTGAGACATCCGGATTGGGACAGATATATGTATCCATATAAGGAATTCTGGGAAATAGCTGCAAAATATAATATTCGTACAATAATAGGCTCTGATACGCATGATTTCATGGAAATGGAAGACAAGGCTATGGAATTGGCGAGGGAGTTTGCAAAAGAATTGGGATTGAATGTGATTGAGAGTATATTTTAA